Part of the Halodesulfurarchaeum formicicum genome is shown below.
ACCGCAGGGAAGTGTCGCCGCACTCGTTCGAGAGCGGACGCCCGACCCGAACCCGGTCGTCGGGGCCTTCCACACGCTTCCGGCGGGTCGACTCGCCGACCTGGATACCACCCTAGATTTCGACACGCTCGTCTTCGGTGATCGTGCGGACGCCGTCGCACAGGTCAGGGAGGTAGCCGAATCTATCGACGGACTGGGAACGCTCACAGCGGGTGGGCTCGGGAACGCCGCGGCGGTGGAGTCACTCACGCCGCTGTTGCTCACGCTGGGTGCGGAAAACGACGCCCACGGGCTCGGCCTGAAAATCCAGTAGCTACGCGCCGGCGGACTGCAGGGCCTCCTCGATCGGTTCGCGCTGGGTCACGCCGACGAAGCGTTCAATTACCTCGTCGCCAGCCGTGACGACCACCGTGGGGATCGAGCGGACCTGATACTCGTTTGCCATGTCGGGATTCGCATCGACGTCGACGAACTCGAAGGTCACCGAATCGGCGTAATCCGCTTCGAGCTCCTCGATGATCGGGTCCTGGGTCTTGCAGGGCCCACACCAGTCGGCGTGAAAGTCGATCAGGGTTACCTCGGCCATCGATCCGTGGTACCTCCGCCGCTCGCATAAGGGTTGCCGTCGCCCCCAGCCCGAAAGCTTTAGGCCCGTCTCTCGCTTTTCTCTGTCTATGAGCAGCGGACAGAACTCCGGCGGCCTGATGTCCAGTGCCGGCCTGGTCCGGTACTTCGACTCGGAGGGTTCGAATGCGATCACGATGGACCCGAAGACCATCGTCGCCTTCGGCGCTCTCTTTGGCATTCTCGTCCGGATTTTGACCATCGTCTCCCTCTGAGAACGGGCATCATTTCTACCTGGGACTCCCAGGGGCTGTCATGGATGCGTATATCGACGGGGTGCGGGTCGCCGGGACGGCGGAGGGGCCGGTTCCGGTGGTACTGCTGGGAGTCGAGGACCAAACCGACGTGCTCCCCATCTTCATCGGCTTCGACGAAGCGGTCAGCATCGCCCGCGGCCTGGACGCCCGGGACATCGGCCGGCCGCTGACCCACGACCTCACGCTCGACATCATCGAGGAGCTCGGTGGCCGGGTCGAGAAGGTAGTCGTCACCGGCCTGGAGGAGGGAACCTACATCGCCGATCTGCACCTGAACACGCCCCGTGCAGACGCGGTCATCGACGCCCGGCCGAGCGACTCCCTGGCCCTTGCGGCCCGAACCGACGCGCCAATCGCCATCGCGGAATCGGTCTTCGAGACCGGCGGGCGGGCTCCCGAGGAGTTCGACGACCTGGAGGACATCCGGGAGGTCACGGACATATGAGCGACGCGATCCTCGAGGCCCTCTTCGAGACCATCGAGGACCGGAAAGCGCGCCTGCCCGAGGACTCCTACACGGCGTCGCTTTTCACCCACGAGAAGGGCGAGAACGCGGTGCTGGAGAAACTGGGCGAGGAGACCACCGAACTCATTCTGGCCGCCAAGGACGAGGACGAAACGGAGATCGCCCACGAGTCCGCCGACCTGGTCTATCACCTGCTCGTGTTGCTCGCCATGCAGGACATGGAGCTTGCAGACCTGCTCGCGGAGCTCGAAACCCGCCGAGAGTAACGGGCAATAAACGGGCTTATACGTGCCCGGCGGCTATCCCGGATACATGATTTTCGAGGACCTCCAGACCACGCCCACCGCCTCGGAGCTCCTCGACACGGCGTTCTCGCGGGCGGCCCGGGCCGGCCGGGCCAAGCACGGCGTCGAGGCCCAGCAGTCGATGTTGCAGACGGCTTCGAACGTCCTCAGCGACAACCTCGAGTACGTCGTCCGGGACTGGCCGGACTTCGAGACCCTCGATCCGTTCTACTACGAGCTCGCCGACGCGCTCGTGGGTGTCGATGAGCTCCGCCAGCATCTCTCCGAGGTCTCCTGGGCCGGGCGCAAGACACACGAACTCGGCCGCGAATACATCGGTCGGCTCCCCAAAGGGGACGCCGACGCCGCGAAGAAGATCCGGCAGCAGGCCTTCGCCCGAATGGGCTCGGTCATGAACGAGGTCGCTGCGGACCTCGAAGCCATCGGTGAGGCCCGGAACACGCTCTCGAAACTCCCCGACATCGACCCCGAGGTCCCGACCATCGCGGTCGCAGGCTACCCCAACGTCGGGAAGACGGCCTTCGTCAACAGCGTGACCCGCGCCCACAACGAGACCGCCGCCTACCCCTTTACCACCACGGGAATCAACGTCGGCCACGTCGAGCGGGACCACCTGACCTACCAGATCGTCGATACGCCGGGGCTCCTGGACCGGCCGGAAAATGAGCGAAACGAGATCGAGTCCCAGGCCACGAGCGCGCTCGCCCACGTCGCCGATCTGGTGCTTTACTTCTATGACCCGAGTGAGACCTGTGGCTATCCCCTGGAGGATCAGCAGGCGCTGCAGGCCGAGATCGAGGCGACCGTCGACGCGCCGATGATCGTTGTCTGTAGCAAGGCCGACCTCTCAGAAGCAATCGAGGCCGATCACTACCTGACGATCCCGAGTGAGACTGCGGGCGAGGCCGTGGGCGAGACACCCATGGAAGTCCTCGAGGCCGCGATCGAACGACTCGACGTGGACATCGAGTTGCCCTTCGAGCGCTGATCAGCCGGCCCGTTCGATCGCCAGGTATCGCACTTCGATGGGTACCGACTGGCCCGTCTCCGTTTCGATCCGGGTGGAGAGTTCCGCTGCAAGGCCTTCCGGTGGGGAGTCCCCTGCCCTGACCCCGACCGAGACGACGACGCTGTCGACGTCACGGTAGAGCAGCGTCTGTCGGTGCTTGAACTCGACTTCGAGCAGTTCCGCGTCTTCGATTCCTGCGAGCGTGCCCTCGACTTCCGTCTGTACCTGATCCTCGAAGGTCGCGTTCTGGTAGGTCGCCAGCGTGGTCGCGCCCAGGAACACCGAGAGGGCGGCGATCGCGACGGCCAGGACGGCGATCCGCTTGAGCGTGGCCGTCCGCGCTTCGGATAGCTGGAACCAGTCCTCCGGCTGGTACCCCTCGTACCACAACACGAGAAGCGCAGCCAGGTTGATCGAGAGGACGTTCACCAGAACCAGGACCGACGCCCCGAGGACGGCCTGGGGCATCGCCCAGGCGATACCGATCCCGATGACCGCGGTCGGGGGAATCAACGCCGCGGCGATCATGACACCGACCAGGGCCGTCGACACGCCGGTCGAGAGGCTCAACGCCCCGGCCACCCCTGCTCCCAGTGCGACCGCCAGCGAGAGGAAGTCCGGCGAGAGCCGGCCGCTTACCTGCTCGATCGCCAGCAGATCGATCCCTGGCGGGACGAGGTTGACCGACTTCGCAAAGAGCGCAAACAGCGCGGCCGCGGGAATGGCGACGCCGAACCCGATCGCCTGGCGGGTCACCCCGCGGACGAAGATCTCCCGGTCCGCAACGACTGAACCCACGCTCGTGGCCATCGCCGGACCGATGAGTGGGGCGATCACCATCGAGCCGACGACCACCGCCGGCGAGTCGAGCAGGATCCCTGCGGTGGCGACGATGGCGCTGATAATCGACATCACCACGTAAGTCGAAATGTCGGGCGCAAGTCCGTCGACCGTGGCCACGAGTTCCTCGCGGGCGATCTTGGCCGGGTCCTCCTTGTTCGCCTCCTCGTATCGGTCCTTCAGCGCGTCGAACTTCCGAGAAATGACGGTCTGGGCCTCGATGACCACGGTGATGGCCTCTTCGTCCACCCCTACCTCGCGCAGTTCGTCGAGCACGTCCTCGACGGCCGACGCCGGGAGCGGGAATTCCACGACGGCGGCGATGTTTCGGGAGCCGGTCTCCTCGGAGACGACGTACTCGATGTCGAGGGAGTCGAGGGTCTCGAGGACCGTCCCTCGTTTCCCCGTCGGCACCGCGATCTGGACCAGGCGCACGCCCCCAAAATCGGCGGTCGGGGGCTTAAGCCTTCAGTCGATGAGCGGGCCACAACCCGTAAACCCCCCGAGCGGATAGCGGAGGTATGTTCGAGACGCGACCGGACCGCTCGATGGAGGTGGTACTCGTGGGCCGGTCCAACGTGGGGAAATCGACACTCATGCGGCAGCTAACCGGCCACACCTTCGACACCGGCCGCAACCCGGGGGTCACCCGCCGCCCCAACCACTACGACTGGGCGAGCGAGGACTTCGTCATCACCGACCTGCCGGGTTTTGGCTTCATGTCGGGCGTGCCCGAGGAGACCCGCGAGCAGATCAAAACCGACGTGGTCCGGTACCTGGAGGCCCACGCCGAGAAGATCCTCGTGGGCGTACTCGTCCTCGACGGGAAGGCCGCCGTGGACATCATCGACCGCCACCTGGAACGAGAGGAACTCCCACACGACGTAGAGTTTTTCTCCCTGCTCGAGGAACTCGGCATCCAGCCGGTCGTGGCGGTGAACAAGATCGACAAGGTCGAGGATCGGGACCAGCGGCTGGACGAGATCGCCGACCGGCTTGGGATGATGCCCCCCTGGACCCAGTGGCAGGACGTCATCGCCCCGATCTCGGCGAAACAGGGCCGGATTCAGGCCCTCCAGGACGCCGTGAACGCACAGTTCGAGGCGGCAAAGCAGGAAGAGCTCAAACAGTTCTTCTCGTAAATCGAGGGGCGACTCGGGTGAAAAGCCTCGTCACAAGGGGCTCGGAGGGGGTAACTCCTCGTCACTGTCGCCCCGGCCCGTCGTTGGCACTCGGGCCGGTTAACGATTGCTTCCAGGCGGCGGCCTGTGTGTGATCCGCTGCGTACTCCGAGATGGCATCCGCATCGAGAACACCGTCCTCAGTAAGATACCCGTCGACCAGGGCCGCCGACGTGCGCTCGAAGACCGGATCGACGACGGTGACCGACTCGGGGGCCGACAACTGTTCGTGGCCGGCCTCGCCGTCCGACAGGTCGGGAGGGTGTTCTGACGGGCTGATTTTCGCGGTCGCGGCGATGACAGAGACAGGGACATCGAAGTGATTCCCAGCAAGTGCGGCCGCCGTCGTCCCGACCTTGTTGATGACATCGCCGTTCGCGAGCAGGGTGTCCGCGCCGAGCAGCACCACGTCTGCCTCGTGGACGGCTCCAGAGATGTTGGCGTCGCTCGTGAGCCGAACGTCCAGGCCCGCCTCCGCCAGGTCACTCGCTAATTCCCGACCTTCCCCACCCGGACGGGAGACGGGTACCCAGACGGTCTCGGGGGAGCCGCGTTCGAGGGCCTGCTCGACCGTCCCGGACCGGGAGAGTGTGAGGACGGTCTGGCCCTCGACTCGCTCCGCGGCCAGTTCGGCGGCGGCCCGGTCCGCAACTTCCGCCTGGGAGAGCGCTTCGATCGCGGCCTCGCGGACCGCGTCCGGAGTTCGATCGTCCCTGGCCTCGGCCATGACCTGATCGACGCGCACCTGCAGGACAACCATCGCCTCGCGAGCCGTCCGGAGGTCGAGGGCGACCTGCGCGATGTCGTCCCAGTCGCCGCCGTCAGCCGCGATCAGCGTCGCTTCGTCCCGGAGGACTTCGAGGGCGCGTTTCGAAAGCGTCGCCGATCCGGATTCGGAGTCCGCACGAACCTGCTCGACCGTGGGACGAACCCGGTCCCAGGACCGCCAGAGGTCGGGCACCGTCTCCCGGTCACAGATTGCCGGCGGCGGGACCCAGGCGGTCTCCGTGGTCTCCCAGTTCGACTGCACGTCCCGGCTCCCCGTCTCGAATCGGAACGGGTGAACCGTCCACTCCATGTCGAGGTCAGGGTCGGTGACAGGGAATGGCTCGCCCGAGGAGACGAGCGTGACGGCCTGGGTATCGAGGCCCGTCTCTTCGCGGATTTCTCGCTTCGCGGCCGAAAGCGGGGTGTCTCCGGGTTCGACGTGACCGGCGACCCCACCCCAGCGGCCCGGATAGGAGCCAACTGCCTCGCTGCGCCGGAGGAGCAACACCTCCCCGCCGTTCGTTAGAAAGACGGTGACGACCGATCGCGTCTCCATGGGCGGGGCTACGGGCCCCAGCAGGTACTCGTTTCGGACCGGCAGGCTTTCACCCGACCCGAGAGTGAGCCCCTCCATGGAGGTCTTTGCCGTGCCGGGGTTGCCGGAGTTCGAACCCGGCGACGACCTCGCGGCGGCGATCGAGGCGCAGGTCGACCTGCGGCCCGATGACGTGGTCTGTGTGGCGAGCACGGTCGTCTCCAAGGTGGAGGATCGGAGACAGCCCCTCGCTCGCTTCGAGCCGACCGAACGGGCCCGTTCGATCGCCGAGCGGCTGGCGTCGATCACCGGGTCGACCAAGGACCCGCGCTTTGCCCAGGCCGTGCTGGAGGAGTCAACGTCACTGGTGCTCGACGCCCCGTTCTTGCTCGCCGTTACCCGATTCGGACACGTTGGTGTCAACGCCGGCATCGATCGCTCGAACACGGGCGGCCAAGGGGTGTTGCTCCTGCCGGAGGCCCCCAGCGAGTCCGCCGCCCGGATCCGGGCGGGGC
Proteins encoded:
- a CDS encoding preprotein translocase subunit Sec61beta, producing the protein MSSGQNSGGLMSSAGLVRYFDSEGSNAITMDPKTIVAFGALFGILVRILTIVSL
- a CDS encoding NUDIX domain-containing protein, giving the protein MEGLTLGSGESLPVRNEYLLGPVAPPMETRSVVTVFLTNGGEVLLLRRSEAVGSYPGRWGGVAGHVEPGDTPLSAAKREIREETGLDTQAVTLVSSGEPFPVTDPDLDMEWTVHPFRFETGSRDVQSNWETTETAWVPPPAICDRETVPDLWRSWDRVRPTVEQVRADSESGSATLSKRALEVLRDEATLIAADGGDWDDIAQVALDLRTAREAMVVLQVRVDQVMAEARDDRTPDAVREAAIEALSQAEVADRAAAELAAERVEGQTVLTLSRSGTVEQALERGSPETVWVPVSRPGGEGRELASDLAEAGLDVRLTSDANISGAVHEADVVLLGADTLLANGDVINKVGTTAAALAGNHFDVPVSVIAATAKISPSEHPPDLSDGEAGHEQLSAPESVTVVDPVFERTSAALVDGYLTEDGVLDADAISEYAADHTQAAAWKQSLTGPSANDGPGRQ
- the engB gene encoding GTP-binding protein EngB; amino-acid sequence: MFETRPDRSMEVVLVGRSNVGKSTLMRQLTGHTFDTGRNPGVTRRPNHYDWASEDFVITDLPGFGFMSGVPEETREQIKTDVVRYLEAHAEKILVGVLVLDGKAAVDIIDRHLEREELPHDVEFFSLLEELGIQPVVAVNKIDKVEDRDQRLDEIADRLGMMPPWTQWQDVIAPISAKQGRIQALQDAVNAQFEAAKQEELKQFFS
- a CDS encoding TIGR00341 family protein is translated as MRLVQIAVPTGKRGTVLETLDSLDIEYVVSEETGSRNIAAVVEFPLPASAVEDVLDELREVGVDEEAITVVIEAQTVISRKFDALKDRYEEANKEDPAKIAREELVATVDGLAPDISTYVVMSIISAIVATAGILLDSPAVVVGSMVIAPLIGPAMATSVGSVVADREIFVRGVTRQAIGFGVAIPAAALFALFAKSVNLVPPGIDLLAIEQVSGRLSPDFLSLAVALGAGVAGALSLSTGVSTALVGVMIAAALIPPTAVIGIGIAWAMPQAVLGASVLVLVNVLSINLAALLVLWYEGYQPEDWFQLSEARTATLKRIAVLAVAIAALSVFLGATTLATYQNATFEDQVQTEVEGTLAGIEDAELLEVEFKHRQTLLYRDVDSVVVSVGVRAGDSPPEGLAAELSTRIETETGQSVPIEVRYLAIERAG
- a CDS encoding thioredoxin family protein, with product MAEVTLIDFHADWCGPCKTQDPIIEELEADYADSVTFEFVDVDANPDMANEYQVRSIPTVVVTAGDEVIERFVGVTQREPIEEALQSAGA
- a CDS encoding bifunctional nuclease family protein gives rise to the protein MDAYIDGVRVAGTAEGPVPVVLLGVEDQTDVLPIFIGFDEAVSIARGLDARDIGRPLTHDLTLDIIEELGGRVEKVVVTGLEEGTYIADLHLNTPRADAVIDARPSDSLALAARTDAPIAIAESVFETGGRAPEEFDDLEDIREVTDI
- the hisE gene encoding phosphoribosyl-ATP diphosphatase, which encodes MSDAILEALFETIEDRKARLPEDSYTASLFTHEKGENAVLEKLGEETTELILAAKDEDETEIAHESADLVYHLLVLLAMQDMELADLLAELETRRE
- a CDS encoding NOG1 family protein, which gives rise to MIFEDLQTTPTASELLDTAFSRAARAGRAKHGVEAQQSMLQTASNVLSDNLEYVVRDWPDFETLDPFYYELADALVGVDELRQHLSEVSWAGRKTHELGREYIGRLPKGDADAAKKIRQQAFARMGSVMNEVAADLEAIGEARNTLSKLPDIDPEVPTIAVAGYPNVGKTAFVNSVTRAHNETAAYPFTTTGINVGHVERDHLTYQIVDTPGLLDRPENERNEIESQATSALAHVADLVLYFYDPSETCGYPLEDQQALQAEIEATVDAPMIVVCSKADLSEAIEADHYLTIPSETAGEAVGETPMEVLEAAIERLDVDIELPFER